The sequence below is a genomic window from Sinorhizobium terangae.
ATCCGCATGAACTCGCAAGCCTGATCAAGGCCTTGCCGATTCCGGTTCTAAGAACCCGGCCGATCGCAGAGGCGATATCCTCGGCAGGCGGCGTCAGCTTCGAGAGCATCAATGACGACTATATGCTGAAGGCGCTACCGGGCGTGTTCGTCGCCGGCGAAATGCTCGACTGGGAAGCGCCGACCGGCGGTTATCTGCTGACTGCCTGCCTTGCCATGGGCCGCGCCGCGGCGCGCGGGATCGAGGCCTGGCTGCGGTTATAACAGACTTCGTTCAGGCAGTCTCCGGGCGGAGTTCTTCGACGCCGCCAGCCTCTCGAGCCGGCCGTCTGCCATAGGCGCGCAAGAAGGTGCGCACGGCTGCGCGCGCAGACTTTTCGAGCTCCTCGTCGGTCGGCGCTCCGCCGAGGGAGCTGATCATCTGCAGATCGGCATTGACCAGAGCAAGGAACTGCTTGGCGGCGAGATCGAAGTCGTCGATATCCAGCCGCGTGACATGAGAAAGCCGGGCAAAGAGCGCCGCCAGGGCGGTTCCGATCTTGCCCGGACCTTGCTGGCGCCAGATCTCGAAGAGGTGCGGATAACGCTCGCCCTCCGTCTGCACCAGCTTGCGGATGAACTTTCCGTCGTGATTGCAAACGCAGTTCTTGTTGAGGCGAACGGCAAAGGCGGTCAGATCGTCTTCGAGATTGTCGCCGTTGTCGGGAAAGGTCGCCAGAATCGAAAACAACGCGGCGTTGGCGCGGTCCAGAATGTCCTGAACGACCGCCATGAACAGCGTCTCTTTTTCGCGGTAGTGGTTATAGACGGTCTGCCGCGAGACACAGGCTTCCATCGCGATTTCGTCAATGCTGGCGCCGGCAAAACCTTCGCGGCAAAATACTTCGGCAGCGGCGTCCAAAATCGAGACGCGTTTGGCGCATTGGCCTTTCTGAGTGGGGCCGCCCGGCTTCGGTTGCGGCGCTTTAAGTTTTTTCATGCCCTGAAAATAGGACGTGTTGACGAATTAGACAATGGCGTCTAAGTTTACACGCGTGTCCAATTTGTTAGACACGAGCAGCCGCGGGCGGATGCGATCCTCCCAAGCCGCATCCTGCCTGTCCGGCGGCCGCTTTTCCGTTTCAACCTTTAGCGACAGCGATGGGCCGGCAGGTGCATCCGGCTTTGCCTTCGCGGTTTCTGAAAGAGCATCATCATGACGGCCTCATTTCTACGCACTGCCATTATTCTCGGACTTTTATCGGCCATCGGGCCGTTTGCGATCGACATGTACCTCCCGGCCCTGCCCTCGATCGGCAAGGATCTCGGCGCTGAAAACAACGTCGTGCAACTGAGCCTGCTCTCCTTCTTCATCTCCTTCGCGTTGTTCCAGCTCATCTACGGGCCGCTTTCGGACATCTGGGGCCGTAAGGCGCCGCTCTATCTCGGCATCGGGCTTTTCGCGCTCGCGAGCATCGGTTGCGCGGTCGCAAGCGACATCGAGACGCTGATTGCGTTCCGCTTCCTTCAGGGCATCGGCGGTGCCGCTGGCATGGTCATTCCGCGCGCGGTCGTGCGCGACATGCACACCGGCGTCCAGGCGGCGCGGCTGATGTCGCTGCTCATGCTCGTCTTCAGCATTTCGCCGATCCTTGCACCGCTGACGGGCAGCGCCGTGATCGAACTCTACGGCTGGCGCGGCGTCTTTTATGCGGTGATGATTGCCGCCGTGATCGGGCTCGTGCTGCTTTCGACGCAGCTCACGGAGACGCGGCCGAAGGAGCACCGCTCGGACAGCACCATCGGCAGCGCGATCGCCGCCTACCGCCTGCTTCTTGGCGACCGCAACTTCCTGACGCTGACCTTCATCGGCGGCCTCGGCATCTCTAGCTTCCTCGTCTATCTCGCGAACTCGCCCTTCGTCCTGATCGACCACTACGGCCTGACGCCGACGCAATACAGCTTCGCCTTCTCGATCAACGCAGTCTCGTTCTTCGCCGTCTCCCAGGCGACCGGCTGGCTCGGCGAACGTTTCGGCCTCGTCCGTCTGATGCGGATGGCGGTGACGATGTTCGCGTTGACCATGGTCAGCATGTTCGCCGTCATGAGCTTCGGCATCAATCAGCTGCCGGTCATGGCGGCCTTCCTCTTCGTCGGCTACGGCGTCCTCGGTCTCGTCATCCCGACGTCGTCGGTGCTGGCGCTCGAGGACCATGGCGAGATCGCCGGCACCGCATCGGCGCTGATGGGAACGCTGCATTTCGTTACCTCCGCCGTGGCGATGGTCATCACCAGCATCTTCTTCGACGGCACCGCCCTGCCGATGGTGGCCGGCATCGCGCTCTGCGCCCTCGGCGCCTTCCTCGTTACCCAGGCAACGATCGGCCGTCGCCGTCGGGTCGTTGCTGCGGAATAGACAATTCCCCCGCGTCCGAAAGGATGCGCGGGCAGGTCGGCCAGCGACAGGCCGATGACCGCTTTGTGAAGCTGCTCCCGTCGATTACGTGCTAACGTCGATCGACGGGTGCGGCGCAATACCAAGGACATCCTGGCTCAGGGGCGCGCCGGACACTGCATGTTTCCTTAAATGGTAGCTGATTTAGGGACACAAACATGCAGCAAAGCAAACTGCTACGGTGCCCTTTGCGCATCTGATAAGACGCGCGGCGCTGTAGAGGCGTGAAAGGCCTGCCATGCTTCCGACGCGACGTTCACTTCTGACCGCCTTTCTGGCGATCCCCGCCTTGCCGATCGTCAGCCTCCGCCAGGCCGCCGCGCAACGGCGCCCGCTGCCGCCGACGCCCGCCTGCGGCAATGATCGCGACCTGACGCTTGCGCGCACAGCGGGTCCCTTCTACAAACCCGACGCGCCCATGCGTCACGAGCTTTTTGCCGACTCCCCCGATGGCGAGCGAATCACGCTCGCCGGCTACGTCCTCGACGCCAACTGCCGGCCGCTCGCCAACAGCCTCGTCGAGATCTGGCATGCCGACGAAACCGGCGCCTATGACACGAGCGGCTTCCGACTGCGCGCGCACCAGTTCACCGATGCAAACGGCCGCTGGTGGTTCGGCACGATCGTGCCCGCGCGTTACACTGGCAGGACCCGGCACTATCATCTGCGCGTGCAGCGCCGCGGCGGCGGGCTGCTCACGACGCAGCTCTTCTTTCCGAACGAACCGGCCAATGCCAGCGACGGGCTCTATTCGGACGCACTGCTGCTCGATATCCGCAACACTGCCGACGGCAAATTCGGCCGGTTTGATTTTGTCGTCTGAGGCGCAGCGCGCGGGGCGGCCCGGCCCCAAGGGGTCCACTCAATGCTCATTCGCATGCGCTCCATGCGCGGTGATCACGCTTTGGGCTTCCTTGCCGTAAAGCTCCTCGAAATGATCAAAGCCCTTGGAAAAATAGCCGATCCCCTGTGTGGCGGATCTGAGCGACCGCGCGAGGTCATCGAGCGCTGCGCCTGGAATGAGGGCACGGAAGATATCCCATCCCTTCGCCGCCTCGTCCCGGTCGAAACCGAGGACCTGCCCTTTGAGCGTCGAAACGACCGGCACGAGGCTTCCCGAATAGATCGAGGGGATATGGATCTCCACGCGGAAGATCGGCTGCATCAGCACGGCCGAGGCCTGTGAGAGAGCCTGGCGAACGCCCATCTTTCCCGCCGTGCGAAACGCGTATTCCGAACTGTCGACCGAGTGGTGCTGGCCATCGGTCAGCATCACGCCGACGTCGATGACCTTGAAGCCGAGCGGGCCCTTGTCCATCGCCTCCCGCGCGCCTGCTTCGACCGCCGGTATGAAGTTTCTCGGAACGGCACCGCCCTTGACGGTTTCGGCAAAGGTGAATCCGCCGCCGCGCTCATTGGGGTGAACGCTGAGCTTCACGTCCGCAAACTGGCCGGCGCCGCCGGTCTGCTTGCGGTGACGATAATGCACGTCCGACGACTTCGAGATCGTTTCGCGATAGATCGGGCTCGGCGGTTGCTCGCTGACCGCGACATGAAAGACGTCGGAAAGCGTGCGGCACAGGTCGCGCAGGTGCACCGGCCCCTGGGCGCAGACCAGTTGCGCGCCGGTCCCCTCCTCCTGCATGACCTTCAGGCCGCGATCGGTTTCGGAAAGCTTGGCAAGCGTTTCGGAAAGCTTGGTCTCGTCGCGCTCGCTTTCCGGCACCAGGATCCGCTCCATCATCGGCGTCGGCGGAGTCGTCCATTCCGGCGGCGCGACGGTGGCATTGGCTGTCAAAAGCGACGGCACGACGAGGTGATCGGACTTCACGGCGGCGAATACCTGACCGGGCGCCGGTGTCGCCGATGCGAGCGGGCGGCCGTTCGCCGGATCCTGCAAGGCCCCGAGCCCGGCGCCGCCGAGCATGGTCCCCTGCTTCACGCCACTGTCGAGCGCGCGAACAAAGACTGTCTTGCCGACGCTCGGGCGATGATGGGCGTGAAAACTGACGGCGGAAAGTGTCGCATCGGCGATGCCGCCGTCCGCGGCAAGGCGTTTTCTGAGCGCCTCGACCCGCGGCGCGTCGTGACGAAGCGCCTTCATCAGGCGCAGAATGCCGTTGCTGTGGCTTGCCGCACCGACCAGCACCGGGATGATCTTGTTTTCGCTCAAGACGCGCTTCGAGATGGCATAGATTGCGTCGCTCGCCGGCTCGCGGTCCTCGATGAGTTCTTCCAGCAGCCAGTCATCGAATTCGGAAAGATGCTCTAAGAGTTCGGCGCGCGCCTCGTGTTCACTCTCGACGACGCTTTCGGGCAGTTCGAAAAGCGCTGACGTCTGGCCCTCCCGATAGCGCCAGGCGCGCTCGGAAATCAGGTCGCAACTGCCGATGATCTTGTCACCGTCGCGGATCGGGATCTGCCTGAGGACGAAAGGGTGGTTGGAATAGTCCTGGAGGGCGGCGACGAGATCCCTCAGCCGTCCCCTCGGCTCATCCATGCGGTTGACGAAAAGGATGCAGGGCGTTCCCGACGCCTCGATCGCCTTGAGATAGGGCGCCGCCAGCACGGCCTCCTCCGGAGCCGGCGAAACGCAGAGCACACAGGCATCGCTGGCGAGCAACGCATCCTGCGCATGCGCCAGCGCCTCGTTGGTTCCGGGCGTGTCCAACGCACACCACTCTTCGCTTCCGAATTCGAACTCCGTCAGGCTCAAGCCATAGGGAGAGGCGGATTTTCTTGGCTGGCCCTCGAGCAGACTAAGCTTTTCCACGAGCGTGGATTTCCCGGTCTGCGAAGGCCCAAGTACCGTGAAGCAGCGCATCTGCGATCCTCCTACCACGATGACACCTTTCTATTGCGGGATGAGGAAGGTATGCGCGGTTTTCCGCCCGCATCCCGCTCGTGATCTAAAGCGCCGTGGGTCTCCTTAATTCGACTGCGACTTAAGGAAACATGCAGCGGGCCAAGGTACCGCGCTCAGGCACAGTGCCGGGAGATCGATGGCTCCCTCCGGGCGCGCGCCCTCCCCCGCGAGGTCGAGGCTTGACCAAGGGTGCACCCGCTCCCTTCAGTGCGCAAGGCTGAGATTGACGATCTTGGGAAAAGGTCGCGGACCCGAACAACGAAAAGCCGCGCCAAGCACCGCTGCGCCCGCATTCACCCTTGTTGCGCTATCTACCCAATGGCGCTCGGCGCAAATTGCGCCACCAGTTCGTGGCGATCGCCCGGATAGGTCAGCCGAACACTGGTCACCGGCGCACCGCCGCTCCAGGTCCGTCGTTCGATGACCAGGCAGGGCGATCCGACCGCGACCCCGAGGGCTTGCGCGGCCTGACGGCTCGCTGCCACGGCCCGGATGCGATGCTCGGCGGTGCTCCACGGCACCTTGCCAAGCAGCCAGGAACCGGGTGAGACAGTATCGAACGCTTCGGCCTCCGCCGCGGGCACCGCAGAAAGATTGATGAGCCGTTCCTCGAGGCAAAACGGGCGGCCGCTCGCCAGATGCCGGCAGGTGATGGCGAGCACCCGCGCCGAGGCCGGCAGGTCTATGCGTCCCGTGTCGTCGGCACTGGCCTTGCGGACATGCCGCTCGTCGAGACGATAGCCGTATTCGAGACCGCGCGACTGCACCTCGAGTTTGACGTCGTGGATTTCCATGACCGCCGACTGGACGTGCGGAAAAGTGACATAGCTGCCGGACTTGCGCCGCCGCTCGATCAATCCCTTCTTGACGAGCTCGGTCAGCGCCTTGTTCACGGTCATGCGCGAGCAACCATATTGCTCGGTCAGCTCGTGCTCGAAAGGAATACGATGTCCCGGCGGCCAGTCGCCGGACAGAATATGCCCCTCGACGTCACTGAGAATCCGCTGGTGCAGGGAGAGCGGCTGGTCTGGACGCTTTTCCCCGTGGGAAGAACGATCGTTGGGAATGGCGGGATCCTCGGCTGGTGGCTGACCCCGTACCTTAAACATTTACTGCCGCGGCAACAGTCCCGGCGAAGACGCCCGCCGGTTTTCCACGGCGGATGCTGCACAATCAAAGTGTTACGATGGCGCCCTCCGAGTGGACAAACATGGTCAGGATGGGAGCCGGCGGCACAGACTCGACATCGTCTTCGGAAGCCGAGATGCGTACGAGAGCCGCGTCACGCTCTTGCCCCGCCCTTCCTGGACCAGTCCTATTCAGTAGAGGAGATGCCAAGGCGTCAGGAACGCACGCGCCCACTCTTGTTCCTGATCCCGTTCATGCTCCGCCGAGACATCATTACGGACGACAGTCGAAGCGACCTTTTTGTCGCGCAAGAACGCCTTGGGCACCGGCGGCTCGAAATAGCCAAGCGTCATTCCACCGAGATAGAACATGCAGAGCCCTTCCCTGCTCGCGTTGTCAGACACAATCGTGCCACAATCGAGCGGCGTGTCAATAGTCTACAAAATTTATGTTTTAAGTGTCTACGCTGGCCGCTAATCGAGGTTGCCTTGCACCGGGCCATCCTTCTGCAGCTCCGCGGACAAGCTCGACGTCGCACGAATCACGGGCGGATTCCCAGGGTCAGGTAGCTGGAATAACGTGCGGACTCACGTCACCCGTTCCGATCGGCCATTCTGCCGCCGATGCCCAAAAAGGAACCGAACAAATTCAAACTGTTAGGTTTATCTCGGCGGCAACCGCCCTGGTACTCGACAGCAGCGTACGGCTGCTTCATCGGTCGCGGTACAGCAAGGATTCTCCTCCGTCATCATCCCTCGTGCTTGTCACAGGAATCCTGCCGACCCAAATTCCTTGGGCTGAAAAGCCCCTT
It includes:
- a CDS encoding TetR/AcrR family transcriptional regulator — translated: MKKLKAPQPKPGGPTQKGQCAKRVSILDAAAEVFCREGFAGASIDEIAMEACVSRQTVYNHYREKETLFMAVVQDILDRANAALFSILATFPDNGDNLEDDLTAFAVRLNKNCVCNHDGKFIRKLVQTEGERYPHLFEIWRQQGPGKIGTALAALFARLSHVTRLDIDDFDLAAKQFLALVNADLQMISSLGGAPTDEELEKSARAAVRTFLRAYGRRPAREAGGVEELRPETA
- a CDS encoding multidrug effflux MFS transporter yields the protein MTASFLRTAIILGLLSAIGPFAIDMYLPALPSIGKDLGAENNVVQLSLLSFFISFALFQLIYGPLSDIWGRKAPLYLGIGLFALASIGCAVASDIETLIAFRFLQGIGGAAGMVIPRAVVRDMHTGVQAARLMSLLMLVFSISPILAPLTGSAVIELYGWRGVFYAVMIAAVIGLVLLSTQLTETRPKEHRSDSTIGSAIAAYRLLLGDRNFLTLTFIGGLGISSFLVYLANSPFVLIDHYGLTPTQYSFAFSINAVSFFAVSQATGWLGERFGLVRLMRMAVTMFALTMVSMFAVMSFGINQLPVMAAFLFVGYGVLGLVIPTSSVLALEDHGEIAGTASALMGTLHFVTSAVAMVITSIFFDGTALPMVAGIALCALGAFLVTQATIGRRRRVVAAE
- a CDS encoding intradiol ring-cleavage dioxygenase is translated as MLPTRRSLLTAFLAIPALPIVSLRQAAAQRRPLPPTPACGNDRDLTLARTAGPFYKPDAPMRHELFADSPDGERITLAGYVLDANCRPLANSLVEIWHADETGAYDTSGFRLRAHQFTDANGRWWFGTIVPARYTGRTRHYHLRVQRRGGGLLTTQLFFPNEPANASDGLYSDALLLDIRNTADGKFGRFDFVV
- a CDS encoding elongation factor G; translation: MRCFTVLGPSQTGKSTLVEKLSLLEGQPRKSASPYGLSLTEFEFGSEEWCALDTPGTNEALAHAQDALLASDACVLCVSPAPEEAVLAAPYLKAIEASGTPCILFVNRMDEPRGRLRDLVAALQDYSNHPFVLRQIPIRDGDKIIGSCDLISERAWRYREGQTSALFELPESVVESEHEARAELLEHLSEFDDWLLEELIEDREPASDAIYAISKRVLSENKIIPVLVGAASHSNGILRLMKALRHDAPRVEALRKRLAADGGIADATLSAVSFHAHHRPSVGKTVFVRALDSGVKQGTMLGGAGLGALQDPANGRPLASATPAPGQVFAAVKSDHLVVPSLLTANATVAPPEWTTPPTPMMERILVPESERDETKLSETLAKLSETDRGLKVMQEEGTGAQLVCAQGPVHLRDLCRTLSDVFHVAVSEQPPSPIYRETISKSSDVHYRHRKQTGGAGQFADVKLSVHPNERGGGFTFAETVKGGAVPRNFIPAVEAGAREAMDKGPLGFKVIDVGVMLTDGQHHSVDSSEYAFRTAGKMGVRQALSQASAVLMQPIFRVEIHIPSIYSGSLVPVVSTLKGQVLGFDRDEAAKGWDIFRALIPGAALDDLARSLRSATQGIGYFSKGFDHFEELYGKEAQSVITAHGAHANEH
- the hutC gene encoding histidine utilization repressor, yielding MLSGDWPPGHRIPFEHELTEQYGCSRMTVNKALTELVKKGLIERRRKSGSYVTFPHVQSAVMEIHDVKLEVQSRGLEYGYRLDERHVRKASADDTGRIDLPASARVLAITCRHLASGRPFCLEERLINLSAVPAAEAEAFDTVSPGSWLLGKVPWSTAEHRIRAVAASRQAAQALGVAVGSPCLVIERRTWSGGAPVTSVRLTYPGDRHELVAQFAPSAIG